ctatGCCATTTAGCAAGACATCCCAGCATTTTCTGCAGCTACCAtcaaaactggatgttttttagAATATCACCGCACAGCAGGAAGTGTGTATTTACTGctaacttaaagggaaatttcagtttatttcaacctgtctcctattgtcctaaatttggttcaagtgactagtgacatacagataatagttagcatgttagtcgttagcctagatacagccgtagcgtcagacctgttaaaacgtaagtgaacgggcaaccttcaagtgcaaagttagtccactaaacaagctttttttccacaaagactgcctcatatcgttaggataaatgtcagagaacatatagaaaacgacatgtaaacgtgttatcttaccttactggtgtggtgctatgtttgtttatccctctagctctgctttccaaagtgcagccgaaatatatctccccagctctagataaagcccagctggatactactccaggtggaggtgtctcgtcctcggtcacatccagaccttgaaaataaggctgcaaccggttccattccttgcaacagaggcattcctcttttgtgggcactggggcacagcattcacaggtacaccaccaatctccagagctacgcagccttgcagcagccattcctcctctctcatcctctaactttacctgttgcgcctctctctcctcctcctcctcctcctcctccgttcaggcaacatggcagcacaccggtaaggtaagacaacacgtttacatgtcgttttctatatgttctctgacatttatccgaacgatatgaggcggtctttgtggaaaaaaagcttgtttagtggactaactttgcacttgaagggatgcccgttcaattacgttttaacaggtctgacgctacggctgtacaGCTCTGATGAGGAGGATGCTatcaatgtttacatctcatgctatcatgagcacaagcctctcatccatgagtagatccACACGTCCCCctgcgcagtgatacggttggcagttGTAACTtagtagacagaaaatagtacCTAGAcagaactgctcacaacaaagtctgcgGATTATCATGGgtactgggtcatgatttcagAAAAGAGAcattaatgttgagtttttgttttttttttctaatttttttttctttttttctttagtgcTTCGAaaaccacaagctgagtgacatttagttccattatatttgagaaaagaaaaggcagacatatCTACTAGGCTTGGGCGGTATCGATCAGTGAGATGAGCAACTTTGTTATGTTTGCAAAGTCTTTTAGCCTTCAGTCTAATAAGTGCACAATATAAACTCACAAAATGACAAGAAAGTTAATATTCTTACACTTATTTCCTTACTAAACAGAGACATGCAACTGCACACCTTCTGAATTAACATTAACTCATCCTTCATTCAAActagacagaaacaaaattaaactcaTCAAAGCTGTCTTGTTATCTagttagtccactgttccaacaatcaccacaTGTTGAAATAACTCTAAATTCTCTGAGTTAGAAGTTCTCCCCACCGTCTatctctctgctgttgctggccggctgtttacagtcctgtaacgttatcccattggctttaaaattaacCATCAGAATCATCCAAcatggggcgttggtggcttagtggtagagcaggcgccccatgtacaaggctgttgccgcagcagcccgggtttgagtccagcctgtggccctttgctgcatgtcatcccctctctctctctccccctttcacacttaactgtcctgttcattaaaggcaaaaaatgcccccaaaaaaatcttaaaaaaaaaaaaagaatcgtccaacatgcttttttaaaatttccacAGTGAATGAATATCACATAGATTTAagagtattgtatttcatgtctccatctgttggtgggccatcacgataagagtatacatgcataatatgatgttaattccactacggAAGAGACCTGATGATCTAAAATTAGGTGgtggaaaaagtggatatatcggtATCGGTATCAGTTAttggccaaatgagttgttacatattggcATATCAGATATTAGTCCAATATCATGTATCCCTACCTACTACATGAAGAAAGTGTGGTGGTACATTACTGTGGATTGTTGAAGCATCTATCACATGATGGTCCAGGACCTGCAAGACACTCTTGATCACAGACATTTGAGCTTCCCAGAGGTTAGAGAGTTAAGATCAAGAGGAACTGACTGTCCtcatgaataaatatttgattattattataatgagTTGTGCCGTGGTTCATTGGAGCATTCAGTTAATTATCATGTCATTCTATGGATGACAGCGAGGCTTTCATCTGAACTTTGTCCAAGTATCAGGTTCGTGCTTGTCCCATGTGACCCTGATTGTCTCATACCAGTGTTGATATTACATCCTACAGAAAGTGCCCATTAGATGAGTGGGCAAAATGTTTTGATGATTCGGGTGAGGGAGTGCTTTCTTCACCTTGTAGGTCCCAAGCTGCTCTGTGGTTAATTATTCACCCTGCTGATTAATCTTTCAGTAACACCAAACTGCGCCAGGGGACGAGGTTAAAAGGGATGCAAGGTGTGATCAGAGTCTCAGTAAGAGTTGGCGTGAAGAAAATTTAGactttaaaaactttaaaaaagaaaaaaaaaactgtcccaTGTCACCATAAAAATTACAGTACAGGATGTTAACGTCAGTACCCTACTagcattaaatataaaaattaaaaacaaaatttatgTGATTCAGTgttactatttatttaaatttattttttgtcaaagaaCGCACGATGAACTCTCTTTTAACCCACATTAATGTCACTCACATTTAAAATGGCAAGTtaatatttgtgtcttttcttcACAAATATCCTATTTCAATCTTTTATTTGGTTTTCAGAGGGTTTCCAAAATTAGAAGACTACCAAAATCACTACACAAAATTTTGACCATATGTAATGCTTTTATGtaccattctcatgaacatctTAAGATGACCTTGAAGGAATTCTTTCAAGttttgcacaaacatccatttggactcaacaatgaactgaatagAATTTGGCAGTCAATGGTCATGGTCAAGGTTGTTGTTACCTtttccgtctcattcttgtgagtgCGATATCTCACAAACACCTTGTGGGAATTccttgaaatttggcacaaacatccacttggacttaacgatgaactgattagaatttcatgatcaaaggtcaaggtcactgggaCCTCGTCTCTCattttcatgaatgcaatatctcgagaacatcttgagggaattccttaaaatttggcaccaacatccacttagacttgatgatgaaatgattagaatttcagggtcaaaggtcaaagtcattgTCAccttgtctgtgtcattctcatgaacgcgatatctcaagaacaccttgaggtaattccatcaaatttggcacaaacatccatatGAACTCtatttatattttgatgttcaaaggtcactgtgacctcacagaatgtgtttttggtaatcaatcaataatttatatgctaattatgacaaaattacacataaatgtgcaatagaatagaataattgcgtgatgacattttatatccaaaaggtcaacttcactgtgacgtcagcaaaaacacttttcttgccATTACTCAGTGCCATAACTgctgacatttggtcagatactgaagtgGTGACACTAATtatgggtgcccaccttgaagcTGTGGTGATTATATAGATCGTCTGTATTGCTGGGTTGAAGATATGTGTGAAGCAACCATGTTTTAGAAAATGTAGTTGTTGTAGCTAACTGAAACTTGACTGTTtcacggaggcatacaactgcgaGGCGATAGTTCTAGTTTTATTTAATCAAAGATTTTGTAGTTTGGTGTCCCTCCCTCAGCTGGACTTGGGACATTGTCTGCCATTGCAGTCCAGTTGGCAGCAATCCTTGTCTTTTGAGTTAGATTTTAATATTTgataaatgcaaaatatttgACCAGATAGGACCTTACATCACCCTCAACAGtagatgaggaaaaaaaacctcaagATCACCTCACTCACTGACTTGTTATGAAGCTTTACGGTCTTCAAATCTCCTGTGTAAGTGAATAAGTGGACCCTCTTGAGCTGAGACTGTTTGTCAAAAGATTCTTCACATTAATCATGCACAGAAATATAACACAACATTGTCAatatgtgtgctgtgtgtgagcacagagcagcagctgtgtgcaTTGCAGCACTTGCCATGAAAGttagtttggccatctgacccTGCGGAAAGCTGGAGCGGGTGATGTCGGGGTGGATTGGGGGGATAAGCGCAAAAATAGAATGTGACATGGCCCCccaaagagtaaaaaaaacatgtaactttgtttttagtCAGATTTTGAGCAATGAATTCCCACTGTCatcttttttctgtgtttctgtttttttaaaataggtgtttattttgtttattactGTACAccacatttttctgttgttttttttcttctcgcTGTCTCTACGGACATTAAATGGGCCATATTGCACCCTGAGGCTTGTGTGTCCCCCGCTGCAGTCCAGTGTCTACAGAAGGGGAAAgagcaagagaggaaaggaggggcaaatgaagagaaaatgctagagatggaaaaaaaatgttaataaacaaGACTCACACATCTTATATGCATGATATGTTCCAAAACATACATCAGTGGCATATCAGATCCAAATATCAGAATTTCTGCTGAGCATAATAGAAAAGGAGAGGGTGTTGATAGTACTATGAGTGTAACTGATAGGGTTACACCTGATAATGACTGTACAGAGTATGAATGGCCCAGCATCGGCGACACTTGATGAGATGCACAGAGCATAAAAAGGTAGCAGAAGAGTTAAAGCAGGCCGATGCTGAAGAGGGGGGGAGGACGGGAACGCTGGAGTGAAGATACTTTGCCTCTCCCTGgagcagaggagacagagacacagatgtCAGAGAACAAAAATTCCCCAGAGAGAGGAGGGCAAAAATCTGCTCATTTCTCAGCTTTGCACTGTGAAACACAGTTCGTGAGAGCCTGATAGTCTAATTGGCTCCGTGTATTAACATCATTACACACTTTTGCCCTGCGTCCCCGGACATCTGCTTTGAGAGTTATGACCGTAGGTGTGCAGATGGGGTGAGACTTAATGATTGTCACgctttattttcagtgtttttctttttcccttttgAACTTTGCTGTCACTATTCTGAGTAACCCACAGTCAAATATTCCACTATGTTCACACTTTGGCACCATTATTATACCCTGATTATGCAACCGTGTTGTGTGtacacaacaaaaatatttgtgacTCACAGAAGTTGGAAAGCAAAATTGgtgtgaattttatttatttacacaagtTAGAATCAAACCAActaaataagaaataataaaaaacaaatgtgcagggagaggaaaagaggcCATGCAATACcaagataataaaaaacaatattgaCATTGTCATATATCgagtatataaataaataaaaccgaGACCAAAATATAATCTAAAATTTGCTTGCTTAGTATTCCTTGTACTGTGATTTTAACcaaattaaaataatgtttcatAGTTTAGGAACTCTAACAAATGAAAATGTACCTATCATAGTGAAATCTTTGGGTATATGAAGATTATATGACTCTCAGGTTGAGGAGAAAGTGAATCTGTGAATTTGTTGGAATATACAGTAAGAAGAAAGATGATTTGGTagattgtttaatttttttcaatgttttcTTTGGTTCAAAAACACTGATGTCCAATGGCCATGTAACACTGCATTTCCAGTCTTTTAGTGGAgagtattaaaataaatcatgcTCTCAAAATTCAACATTGGTGGAGACGCAGAAAATGGAAGGTTGGGAGACCTCTCCCAGAAATTTTTGAACATTTAACACTTAAGTTCCTGCATTTTGgttaatttttatgcaccagtttgggtcttttctgcatcaatttggGCAATAAATGTTTccccaaaataaaagtcctctgctactttcatgtttttattggtgagacaaatgcacatgatCTAAATATTAAGGGGACCCTGTGCCCCCTCTGAAATCTGCACCTATGTTTGCTCTAACAGCCTATAGTTCTGTTTAGTATATCACATCGCAGTTGTTTGTTTATCCCCATGCTGACTAATGAATAAATGGAGCCTCAGTGTTAATTCCAAAAAAGGTTATGTTACTATTTATAGCTCAAAACTGCTGAAGTGTGTAAAGGAATTTcactttgtcatcatttttgtGTTATGCTTTTTAATGTTTGCTCTTGTATTGAATATATGTTGCATTggtgcagagtctttaaattgtAAGAAAATCAACACCTTTTAGAAACTCAACATCTGAACTGATCATTTTAGaggattttgaaaaaaaaatcttagatcAGGGGTTCTCAACTGGGTGCCATTTTAGGGAGCCAGCATATGATTAAAGGCCACACAGGAAAAGTGCACACACTAAGGCTCTTTATGActtctatgactttttatgacacactaACACTTTGCAAAAACTGTCAGGCTGTTGGGGCATTTTAAGCATGACTGAATATTCGGGGGGATTTGTCCTCAATATACATCATAGTTAGTTACACTACAGGTCTGTAGGACACAGGGCTACTTTCTGACATGCTTAAAAAAGACCTCTGACCTTTGGCACGAATGTGTCAGCAGCCACTTGTTGATTTTTTTGgtgaatctgtctgtctgacatcaTTTGTCCGCAGATGTGAAATATTTAAGGTTGTGTTTTCTTAAGTAAGAGAAAGGTTCAAACTGCAATAACAAAATAGAAAAGGGATATTAATGAAGCGCCTCATTATGCGAGGAATGATCTGTAGTGACGTTGGTCCTAATGAACTTTACGCGTGGACTGCGTGACAGACAGGCGGCAACGCAACACAGTGCTGTCATCCAAACTTAGCGGAGCCCCCTGTGAAGCGTCAGACGGAGCGCCCGGCTGCCAGATCAAGCTGcacttcactttcactgcaAATGCTCGATCAGGTGGCTGCTGCTTCAACTTCACCCCCGCGGACTGTGCAGTGATGGTCGAGTGCGTGGATGTGGATTAGTAGAGAGTGTTGGTCCAACTGGCTGATGCTGAACACCTTGCACGTGGCGGAGGACTGCCTTCTTTTCTTTTGCTCGACCTCCAGcctccagcagcttcactctGTCTGTCAAGCGACAGAAAGCGAACCATGAGCTCCTCTCTCCCCAAAAGCGAGTCCACTACTTCTCTGCTGAGATCCTCGGGGTTCAACCGCAGGTCTGCGCACTCCAGTAGCGCTCCGCGAGATCACCGGAGCCACCGCGCTCACCATCATCCCACCGGGGCCGGAGGCTGCGATGATGCAGGCTGGACAGAGGACTGCGAGACGAGCGCGCGGAGACCTCTCTGCCAGCCAAGACATGCAGACTCTCGAAATGTTGGTGATCACCGGGCGCAGAAGAGCCACTCTCACCGGCAGACGAGCGTGCCGGATGACGGTTACGCTCAGGAGGATGTGAGGCACCGGACGAGCCGGCATCAGAAAGAGCGCAGCAAGTCCACCAGGTCCAAACACTCTCATCATCACCACGACTCCTCTCGAGGCGAGCTGCCTCCTGCAGCGCATCACCAGGGCGGCGCCCAGCAGGACAGGAGGACCTCTCCAACTCCTTCTTATCCTAAGCAAACGGACGACGCGGCTTTCTTCTTCGAACCCAGAGAGAGAGTCATCACCGGCTCGTCCTCCAGCCTCAGCTCTGACCCACCTGCGACAAGCGCACCTGTCAAGCCCGCATCCAGCCGCACATCCAAAAGACTGAGCGCAACCGCGTCAGAATATGACTCTAGCCTCCATCCTATAGTGAAGTCAGTCTTTGGGCAGGTAAGGGGGCATGGAGAGGACATTAAACCTTTGAAACAGTTGTGCAGATATAAGTTTGTTTGTTGGACTTCAGCAAAAAAGTCGATTTAAGAGTGTGCGTCTGCGCAAATGTGTGGGAGTTTTGTCTTGTAACACAATGCAAAGGGCAAAATTTCAATTTGCAGAGTAAatacatcagcagcagcatgaatCAAGAATCCAGACTCAGAACATTTGGTGGGAACAGGCACACAACTTCAATACTCAGATGGCTAAATTTAAGAACAATGTAAGGACCTTAATACCAATgcagtcttttttcttttgtcaagtCTTGCTGGTTTCACATACTCAGTCTAAATGGCAAAGACAAGgcaaaactccccaaaaactaAAACAAGTGAAATATTTTAGAGGCAATTCAAAGAGAGATCCCCCTCTGTGGACAGCTGGGGGTGCAATTGGAGCCATAGGTGGGGAAATAAGCAAATAGAAATAAGACAGCTAATTTAAAAGTCCATCAGTGAGAGTGTAAATCCATAGGACTAAAATCCAATCATTACACTAATCCCAGTATAAGAGGGAGCAGGTATATATCAGTCTCAGCGGCTTACTCTCACTCAACATTACGTCCGTATTTTAAACAAACTTATGTGATATTCTACTCCTTTATTGTAACATTTAGCTGTGGGTGCTTGACAGTGTATCACTGCCGCAGAGCTGATTGGTTGACAGCAGGTGGAGGTTCACGGGTGAGATGTAGGTGAAGCTGGCAGCCCTCCGGTCACCCCAGTTGAGCAGATTAAAAATGGATGCACGCATTCAGTCCAAATCTGGTTCCTGTATGTATCTGGTATCCATCACTTTCATGACGGGGGTTGCTGCAGTCTGTCATGCATCCCAGTATGAATACAGCCGCTTTCATTGTGCCTGTCACCTGAGCAACAGCAGGGGGATCAGCTTTCCCGCTGTGTGGAAAACTTGTCAATGATGAGAACTtgtcactcacacagacacacacacatgagcacacaGGTAAGTACGTTAATATACTGATACACATTGAGGTGAATATGTGGGTTAACATCAAATAAAGGGTGTTATTTCTTTTCCCTGCATCACCCGTTCACCTACTAATAGTTGTCTGCCACACTTCTCCTGTGACTCCAACACATCGTGCAGTTGTACAGCACAGCAGGCTGTCTGTTCCCTCCCatcttttttcttgtttcaaTGAAATCCTTCTCTCTGCGTTGATGATAAAAAGCTCAAGAGGAGACAATTACCTCCCCGAACGCTAATGTGTTCCAGAAATAACTCCTCTCAATCCAGGCCAGAGCTTCAATCAGTCTTAGGGGTTCCAGTGAGGCGAAATCCATGCAGCGGTGTGCTATATAAAGTCTCTGGAGCTGCAGACGTGTGTGGAAATAGCAGATGTTTTGTCATTGCCATCGAATCTATAAATGACTGCTTATGTTTTCCACCTGAAATACTTTGAGTTTTGGGAGAACAGTAAACAGTTTTACAGGGTTATTGTTTATTTGGATAGTGATGTTGGCAGCTGTGGATATTTTCTGTTGAGAGAGATGTGAAAAAATAACAGGATTACTCAGTTATCAACTCACATTAAAAAAGTTCAGACACTCAGCGATGATGAATGCATGTTTTGTGACTGAATCATCAAGTTTTTAAAGAGGACAAGTCCCTGTGATGCCAATGTGAAGTCATTTGACGCCACTCAGTTGGGCacatcagtgtgtaagatgtgtgtgagcatgaaaagaaagaaactgatagaagagaggtttttttttgcaCCTGCTCAGCACCTTACCGGAGCTGTTTCTCTCAAGTGACCACGCAGTCATAATAACATGCCTTTAATGCTTCTTGAATAGCTGTGGCAGTGCACCGCAGAATGCAGGGTGAGATGTTGCACACTACAATTCTACTCtttcttttcacattttcttatGTAACATCAAGATCTGCATACAATCCCAACAGAACTCATTTGCTGCCAGTGAAAGAAGCTAAAAATAGCCCATCAAGACCTGATTACGAGAGACTGGAAGAGGAcagagtgttttttatttttttgttgttgttgttgtcttggTAAGAATATTCAGATCCTTTGGCGAACATGCTACCTGACAGAGCAAATTTGAGATACAGTTGAACAAAAGAGCAAGTTACCAGCATGTGCGGTCATGTTTCTCTGAGCCGCCGATTTATAATCCACGCTTTCGTATTCATAAAATGAATCATGGTTGCAAAATAAGGCTAATGTGGGGGTTAGAGTAAGGACAAATGTGAGATGCGGCGAGCTGCTTCAGTGTGTTTTGCATCTTGATGGTTGCTGTGATTCAGATAAAACATttcaatgtgaaaatgtgtaCATTCAAAGCATGCAGGCTCCAGTAACCTCACATCTCTGCACATTAAACTATCCAGGTTGCACCAGACACCTTGATCAAGGACGGAACATGAGCAGTTTTATGTCCCTGTAGAAATTCTGTTTCTATTTTAGGAGATTCCAACAATCCACATCCCTCAGCTTTTGTGACCTTCAGTGACCTTGCTCACAAAAACCCTCAGTGGGAATCTGGGAACGTGCTACAGACCTCTTATTTTAGGACTTCTGTTATCTACTGTAGAGAGATTTATAATTGAGCGgatgattttcttttcaaattaaatttagaTGAAAGAATCTGCGTATTAACCAGCAGAGGGAGCACACACCGCTCGCACTAATGG
The sequence above is drawn from the Epinephelus fuscoguttatus linkage group LG18, E.fuscoguttatus.final_Chr_v1 genome and encodes:
- the cabp1b gene encoding calcium-binding protein 1b isoform X1, with amino-acid sequence MSSSLPKSESTTSLLRSSGFNRRSAHSSSAPRDHRSHRAHHHPTGAGGCDDAGWTEDCETSARRPLCQPRHADSRNVGDHRAQKSHSHRQTSVPDDGYAQEDVRHRTSRHQKERSKSTRSKHSHHHHDSSRGELPPAAHHQGGAQQDRRTSPTPSYPKQTDDAAFFFEPRERVITGSSSSLSSDPPATSAPVKPASSRTSKRLSATASEYDSSLHPIVKSVFGQDRELRPEEMDELREAFKEFDKDKDGFIGCKDLGNCMRTMGYMPTEMELIELSQQINMNLGGHVDFEDFVELMGPKLLAETADMIGVKELRDAFKEFDTNGDGQISTAELREAMKKLLGQQVGHRDLEDILRDIDLNGDGHVDFEEFVRMMSR